The Kordia sp. SMS9 DNA window GGATATTCACAGCATTTTGTGGATTTTGTAAAGCAAACGCGATCACAATTTCCTGATAAAGTGATTATTGCTGGAAACGTTGTTACAGGCGAAATGGTAGAAGAATTGATTTTATCAGGTGCAGATATTGTCAAAGTAGGTATTGGTCCAGGTTCGGTGTGTACCACGCGTGTTAAAACTGGTGTTGGCTATCCACAACTTTCTGCCATTATTGAATGTGCTGACGCAGCGCATGGGTTGGGCGGACATATTATTTCAGATGGCGGTTGTAAAACTCCTGGTGATATTTCGAAAGCGTTTGGCGCTGGTGCAGATTTTGTCATGCTTGGCGGAATGCTTTCTGGACATTATGAAAGCGGTGGCGAATTGATTGAGCGCGACGGACAAAAATTCAAGCAGTTTTATGGAATGAGTTCTGCAACCGCGATGGAAAAATATGTGGGCGGCGTAGCTAATTATAGAGCTTCCGAAGGAAAAACCGTGGAAATTCCCTTGAAGGGACACGTTTCAGAGACCGTTCACGATATTTTAGGCGGCATTCGCAGTACGTGTACGTATGTTGGTGCTTCTCGCTTAAAAGAATTGACCAAACGAACTACCTTTATTCAGGTTTCGGAACAGGAAAATAGAGTGTTTTCGTAGGAATTAGGAAATTATTTTTCTACATATTCTTTCAAAACATAAACTCCTAAACTTATAAACTTTTCAACTTCAATATTCGTTAAATAAGGCAATCCCGTAGTGTGATTTCTGATCATTTTTATAATTTAAAAGAATTATAAATCCTAAATATTATATCATGAAAAAAAGAAAATTGACCGCTTTGAAATTTACAAAAGAATCTGTTTCTTCTTTAGCGCAACAAACTATTGTTGGTGGAGGAAGATCATTCAATCCGCCGTGTGCATCTTTTAGTTGTAGAAACAGCAACTGCTTGACATATTGCGACAGTCAATGTCCATAATTTAACATACAAAAAATGTCTACAGAGTTTCTAAAACTGTGTAGACATTTTTTTAGTATGTGATACTATTTTTAGCTTTCTTTCAATTCATTGGTGTGAAACGCTACCAAACCTTCAATAGGTCTTCTGGTAAAGTTTCCAACCTTGAAACCGAATTCTTCAGCGACTTCTTTAATTTCATCTTTCGAGAAAAAGGCAATAGAACCTGCAAAATGTACAGGAACTGTTTTGAGTTCTTCTTCAAACTGCATGATCATATTTTTTGCAAATTCTCTAAATCCGCTTTTGATCAAATTTACCACATATTCAGAATCTTTGTGTAAAAACATGAATTCTGCAAAACTTGCTAAATACGCGTTCGGATTGGGTTGCTTGTATAAATTGTATTTGATATAATCGCTGTCAAGATTGAATCTTTCTTCAAAGGGTACACGAATTACATGTGGCATTTTATTGAAGTAATAATCACGAATGAGTTGTTTTCCATAGTAATTTCCACTGGCATCATCCATCAATGTATATCCTAACGAGTTGACACGCTGATGCAATGTTGAACCATCGTAATAACTACAGTTAGAACCCGTTCCTTGAATACAAACCACCGCGGCTTCTGCCTTATGATTGACCGTCGCGTAGACAGCGGCAAGCGTATCTTCATTGACATCGACAAGGGCATTTGAAAAAATTTGTTCCAACACACCTTTTAATAATAAACGTGGATTTTCCGTTCCACAACCTGCACCATAAAAAAACACATGTGTCACTGTATGGCGATGCGACATCAGTTCTTTGCTCTTTTTAATGGTTTTTTTAAGTTTCTTTTCAGAAAGAATCGCAGGATTAAGTCCCTTAGTACGAAGCTTGTCTAATAATTGATTTCCATCTTTGTCCACTGCAATCCAATCACATTTTGTGGAGCCACTGTCTACTAATAAAATCATGGTGTAATATAAAATAAATTCCCAATTTTTAGGAATGTTTTACGGGAAGTATACAACTAAAATAAGCACAATTGAGGACAAAAATATCAATTGTGCTTATGTTGTTTTATACTTTTTATAAGTTGTGTACGAGTACTGCTAAATCTACTAATTTGTTTGAATATCCAAATTCGTTATCGTACCAAGAAATAATTTTGTAGAATTTTGGACTTAGCTCAATTCCTGCTTCTGCATCAAAGATACTGGTGCGCGCATCACTTACGAAATCTTGTGAAACTACAGCTTCGTCAGTATATCCAAGCACTCCGTTCATAGCACCTTCTGATGCTGCTTTGAATGCTTTTTTAATTTCTTCGTAGGACGTTTCTTTTTGAAGTCTTACAGTTAAATCTACAACAGATACATCTACCGTTGGTACACGGAATGCCATTCCTGTTAGTTTTCCGTTGAGTTTAGGAATTACTTTTCCAACAGCTTTTGCAGCTCCTGTTGATGTTGGAATGATATTGTTCATTGCAGAACGGCCTAAACGGTAGTTTTTCTTTGATGGAGAATCAACGGTGTATTGTGTAGAAGTTGCTGCGTGAATCGTTGTCATTAACGCTTCATCAATTCCGAAGTTATCGTCTAATACTTTTGCTACAGGTGCCAAACAGTTGGTTGTACAAGAAGCATTTGATACAATATTGTCACTTGCTTTTACTTCGTGATCGTTTACGCCCATTACAAACATTGGTGCATCTTTAGAAGGTGCAGAAATCACTACTTTTTTAGCGCCCGCTTGAATGTGATAATCAGCCGTTTCTAACGTAGTAAAAATTCCTGTACATTCTGCAACGACATCTACTCCAGCTTCATCCCATTTTAAATTTTTAGGATCTCTTTCCGCTGTTACACGAATTGTTTTTCCGTCTACTACTAAATGTCCATCTTTTACTTCAATAGTTCCGTCAAATCTTCCGTGAACAGAATCGTATTCTAACAAATATGCTAAGTGATTTACATCTAAAAGGTCATTGATGGCAACTACATCTACATTATCACGCTTTAAGGTTGCTCTAAATACAATTCTTCCAATTCTTCCAAATCCGTTTATTCCTAATTTTGTCATTTTTTTTCTTTTTACTTACTATGTTATTTATACTGATAAGATATCAGATATTCTTAATAATTCTTTATTTATGTTGTGTTCTCCTTTTACGGCTTTTTCAATGCTTGTTACTAATACTTTATTGTCTGAGATTCCAACCATAACATTCGATTGTCCATCTAAGATCAACTCAACCGCTTTTACGCCCAATCTACTTGCCAATACACGATCAAAACAGGTTGGTTTTCCACCGCGTTGCATGTGTCCTAAAACGGATACACGCGCTTCATAGTCTGGTAAGTTTTCAGTAACATATTCTGCCAATTCAAATACATTTTTACCTATTTTATCACCTTCGGAAACCACCACAATACTGGACGATTTTCCACTGCGACGACTGCGTTGCAACGATTCTAACAAACGATCTAATCCTAAGTCTTCTTCAGGAATTAAGATTTCTTCAGCTCCTGCGCCAACTCCAGCATTCAATGCAATAAAACCTGCATCGCGTCCCATCACTTCTACAAAGAACAATCGGTTGTGCGAGCTGGCAGTATCACGAATTTTATCAATCGCTTCTACAACAGTGTTTAAAGCGGTATCATATCCGATGGTAAATTTTGTTCCGTAAATGTCATTATCAATCGTTCCAGGGACTCCAATAACAGGAATGTCGTATTCTTTACTAAAAATCATTCCGCCTGTAAACGTTCCATCACCACCAATTAATACCATCGCTTCTACGCCTTCTTCAACGAGGTTGTCATAAGCTTTTTTACGTCCTTCTTTGGTTCTAAAATCTACTGAACGTGCCGATTTTAAAATTGTTCCACCTTTGCTTACAATATTCTTTACACTACGTGCGGTCAATTCTACACTATCAGCTTCTATCATTCCTTGATATCCTCGATAATATCCTACACATTTTACATTGTAATATGAGCAAGCTCTTGCGACAGCTCTAATCGCAGCATTCATTCCTGGAGCATCGCCTCCAGAGGTCATTACGCCTATTTTTTTGATGTTATGTTGCATGCAATTTTCTATTTGAATAGTAAAGCTAGGAAACTTATTTTGATTTTTTAGCACGCTTTACACGAATTTTACATTGTTTTAAAATTTCAAACGTTTTCGTTAATAAGTTCTCAGAATTTTAACGTTTTAGACCGCATTTTTTCTAGAATTCACAAATTTTCAACCTATGAAAATGAAAGGATTTTGTATGAAAGTATTCGGGGAATTTTGGAATAGTTAATTTTTTTTGAAAGCCTTTTTTGGGAAGTTCATTTTTTTAGTCTTAAAGAGTAAAATGAGATTTAATAGCCTTTTTCCTTTTCAGATTTTTTCTCCTTCTCATCTGTTTTTTTAGGCTGATTTTTTTCTTCTTTTTTAGCTTCTTTTTTGAGCTCTTTTTTGCTAGAAAACGTTACCAAGCCATCGCCGACTTTTGCATCTTCTTGTTGTTGCTTTTTTTGTTGCTCTTTCGCCATTTTCTTTTTCCCTTTGAAGACTTTATCTACCAATTCTTTGAGCGTATCAAAATCTACTTGGTACGACAATCCGACACCTTGCGTGAAACCTTCGATTTCGCCTACATATTGTATTTGATTTTGTCGGTTAAAGATTTTTGCCGTGAGTGAACGATCTTCATTTAGAGAAATTTCTATTTCCGCATCACCAACAATCGCGGTTTGCGTAACGCCACCAACTGGAACACCAATTTGCCCGTTGAAGGTAATTTTATCACTGATTTGACTCGAAACGGTTAATCCTAATTGATCCGCAGTTTCTAAGTCTAATGAACGATCGGCTTGACTGTAATTTAAATTCACATCAAATTTACCATTTCCATCACCTGAAAATGCGT harbors:
- a CDS encoding GMP reductase, which codes for MRIESGLKLGFKDVMIRPKRSTLKSRSQVSLERTFTFLHNSYEWTGIPIMAANMDTVGTFEMAKALASKQLFTAVHKHYTIQDWNAFINTVPNTVIPKIAVSTGISETDNEKLRAIFTIHPQLKFICIDVANGYSQHFVDFVKQTRSQFPDKVIIAGNVVTGEMVEELILSGADIVKVGIGPGSVCTTRVKTGVGYPQLSAIIECADAAHGLGGHIISDGGCKTPGDISKAFGAGADFVMLGGMLSGHYESGGELIERDGQKFKQFYGMSSATAMEKYVGGVANYRASEGKTVEIPLKGHVSETVHDILGGIRSTCTYVGASRLKELTKRTTFIQVSEQENRVFS
- a CDS encoding N-acetylglucosamine kinase; amino-acid sequence: MILLVDSGSTKCDWIAVDKDGNQLLDKLRTKGLNPAILSEKKLKKTIKKSKELMSHRHTVTHVFFYGAGCGTENPRLLLKGVLEQIFSNALVDVNEDTLAAVYATVNHKAEAAVVCIQGTGSNCSYYDGSTLHQRVNSLGYTLMDDASGNYYGKQLIRDYYFNKMPHVIRVPFEERFNLDSDYIKYNLYKQPNPNAYLASFAEFMFLHKDSEYVVNLIKSGFREFAKNMIMQFEEELKTVPVHFAGSIAFFSKDEIKEVAEEFGFKVGNFTRRPIEGLVAFHTNELKES
- the gap gene encoding type I glyceraldehyde-3-phosphate dehydrogenase, whose product is MTKLGINGFGRIGRIVFRATLKRDNVDVVAINDLLDVNHLAYLLEYDSVHGRFDGTIEVKDGHLVVDGKTIRVTAERDPKNLKWDEAGVDVVAECTGIFTTLETADYHIQAGAKKVVISAPSKDAPMFVMGVNDHEVKASDNIVSNASCTTNCLAPVAKVLDDNFGIDEALMTTIHAATSTQYTVDSPSKKNYRLGRSAMNNIIPTSTGAAKAVGKVIPKLNGKLTGMAFRVPTVDVSVVDLTVRLQKETSYEEIKKAFKAASEGAMNGVLGYTDEAVVSQDFVSDARTSIFDAEAGIELSPKFYKIISWYDNEFGYSNKLVDLAVLVHNL
- the pfkA gene encoding 6-phosphofructokinase produces the protein MQHNIKKIGVMTSGGDAPGMNAAIRAVARACSYYNVKCVGYYRGYQGMIEADSVELTARSVKNIVSKGGTILKSARSVDFRTKEGRKKAYDNLVEEGVEAMVLIGGDGTFTGGMIFSKEYDIPVIGVPGTIDNDIYGTKFTIGYDTALNTVVEAIDKIRDTASSHNRLFFVEVMGRDAGFIALNAGVGAGAEEILIPEEDLGLDRLLESLQRSRRSGKSSSIVVVSEGDKIGKNVFELAEYVTENLPDYEARVSVLGHMQRGGKPTCFDRVLASRLGVKAVELILDGQSNVMVGISDNKVLVTSIEKAVKGEHNINKELLRISDILSV